One stretch of Miscanthus floridulus cultivar M001 chromosome 18, ASM1932011v1, whole genome shotgun sequence DNA includes these proteins:
- the LOC136522921 gene encoding probable receptor-like protein kinase At1g80640 translates to MRLPPPLLPFLRSPVLVLLLLLAACSSPANGRAAQSPPGAAAPVARHVRAADAAAGGANGTASVAPALPAPPPVVTIVERRHHLHRQLVIVSVLASIAIVAIILSTLYAWILWRRSRRLPRGKGSRSADTARGIMLVPILSKFNSLKTSRKGLVAMIEYPSLDAATGKFSESNVLGVGGFGCVYKAVFDGGVTAAVKRLEGGGPECEKEFENELDLLGRIRHPNIVSLLGFCVHEGNHYIVYELMEKGSLDTQLHGASHGSALSWHIRMKIALDMARGLEYLHEHCSPPVIHRDLKSSNILLDSDFNAKISDFGLAVTSGNIDKGSMKLSGTLGYVAPEYLLDGKLTEKSDVYAFGVVLLELLMGRKPVEKISQTQCQSIVTWAMPQLTDRTKLPNIVDPVIRDTMNPKHLYQVAAVAVLCVQPEPSYRPLITDVLHSLVPLVPVELGGTLRAAEPPSPNLKHSPC, encoded by the exons ATGAGGCTGCCGCCACCTCTATTGCCGTTCCTGCGCTCTCCCGTCTTGgtgctcctcctgctcctggcCGCGTGCTCGTCCCCGGCAAATGGGAGGGCCGCGCAGTCGCCTCCGGGCGCTGCTGCGCCCGTCGCCAGGCACGTCCGCGCCGCCGACGCCGCTGCCGGCGGCGCCAATGGGACCGCCTCCGTTGCTCCGGCGTTGCCGGCGCCGCCTCCCGTCG TGACCATCGTGGAGCGGCGCCATCATCTCCACCGCCAGCTAGTCATCGTCTCCGTCCTCGCCTCCATCGCCATCGTCGCGATTATCCTCTCCACGCTCTATGCGTGGATCCTGTGGCGGCGGTCTCGGCGGCTGCCCCGCGGCAAGGGCTCCAGGAGCGCAG ACACCGCGAGGGGAATCATGCTGGTGCCGATCCTGAGCAAGTTCAACTCACTCAAGACGAGCAGGAAGGGGCTTGTGGCGATGATCGAGTACCCATCGCTGGATGCGGCGACAGGGAAGTTCAGTGAGAGCAATGTGCTTGGTGTGGGCGGCTTTGGTTGCGTCTACAAGGCAGTTTTCGATGGCGGTGTTACCGCGGCGGTCAAGAGGCTGGAAGGAGGTGGCCCTGAGTGCGAGAAGGAATTCGAG AATGAGCTGGATTTGCTTGGCAGGATTCGGCACCCCAACATTGTGTCCCTGCTGGGCTTTTGTGTTCACGAGGGGAATCACTACATTGTTTATGAGCTCATGGAGAAAGGATCCCTGGACACACAGCTGCATG GGGCTTCACATGGATCAGCCCTGAGCTGGCATATCCGGATGAAGATCGCACTCGACATGGCCAG GGGATTAGAGTATCTCCATGAGCACTGCAGTCCACCAGTGATCCACAGGGATCTGAAGTCATCTAACATACTTTTAGATTCTGACTTCAACGCTAAG ATTTCAGATTTTGGTCTTGCAGTGACCAGTGGGAATATTGACAAGGGAAGTATGAAGCTTTCTGGGACCTTGGGTTATGTGGCTCCTGAGTACCTATTAGATG GGAAGCTGACTGAAAAGAGTGATGTATACGCATTTGGAGTGGTGCTTCTTGAGCTACTGATGGGAAGGAAGCCTGTCGAGAAGATTAGTCAAACTCAGTGCCAATCAATTGTGACATGG GCCATGCCGCAGCTGACTGACAGAACAAAACTTCCCAACATAGTTGACCCAGTGATCAGGGACACGATGAATCCAAAGCATTTGTACCAA GTGGCAGCAGTGGCCGTTCTATGTGTGCAACCAGAACCAAGTTACAGACCGCTGATTACTGATGTTCTCCACTCTCTTGTCCCTTTAGTGCCTGTGGAGCTCGGAGGGACACTGAGGGCTGCAGAGCCACCTTCCCCAAACCTAAAACATTCTCCTTGTTGA
- the LOC136524363 gene encoding uncharacterized protein gives MGEQPNAALQATLDALAVTLKTLHTSVEANTQAIRRLSEERSSWSSSSKGGTGEHHQDRPPWFQKLDFPRYDGKSDPLIFINRCESYFHQQRIMEEEKVWMASYNLEEGAQMWYIQVQEDEGIPSWRRFKDLLHLRYGPPLRSNPLHELASCKRTGTVADYQDRFQALLPRAGRLEEEQRVQLFTGGLQPLLSLDVEVHNPQTLAGAMSLARKLELREQYAAPAPRAATRGLLPVPQQRLALPAPPGANPPAPNTVTVEGRPIKRLSTAEQEERRWLGLCYNYDEKFVRGHNRICKRLFLLDAAMEDGEDTTESSEPTAAEEESPIFSLHAIAGVRFTDTMQLDVDLGGTSLIVLLDSGSTHNFISESAAQRTGLPLQRRPRLTATVANDERVACVGVIRQAAVTIHGDLFHADLFVMPLAGYDMVLGTQWLATLGPILWDFGARTMTFQRQG, from the coding sequence ATGGGAGAGCAGCCCAACGCCGCCCTTCAAGCCACCCTGGACGCGTTAGCCGTCACCCTGAAGACGCTCCATACCTCAGTCGAGGCCAATACCCAGGCGATCAGGCGCCTGAGCGAGGAGCGCTCCTCGTGGTCGTCATCCTCCAAGGGCGGGACTGGCGAACACCATCAGGATCGGCCGCCGTGGTTCCAGAAACTCGACTTTCCGCGCTATGATGGCAAGTCCGATCCGCTGATCTTCATCAACCGGTGCGAGTCCTACTTCCACCAGCAGCGGATCATGGAGGAAGAGAAGGTGTGGATGGCTTCCTACAACCTGGAAGAGGGCGCCCAGATGTGGTACATCCAGGTCCAGGAAGACGAGGGAATTCCCTCATGGCGCCGCTTCAAGGACCTTCTCCATCTCCGCTACGGGCCACCGCTGCGCTCCAACCCCCTCCACGAATTGGCCTCCTGCAAGCGCACGGGCACCGTCGCGGACTACCAGGATCGCTTCCAAGCACTTCTTCCCCGTGCTGGGCGTCTCGAGGAGGAACAGCGCGTCCAGCTCTTCACTGGGGGCCTTCAGCCGCTGCTCAGCCTTGACGTCGAGGTCCACAATCCACAAACCCTCGCCGGCGCTATGAGCCTCGCCCGCAAGCTGGAGTTACGGGAGCAGTACGCGGCGCCCGCCCCGCGAGCAGCGACAAGGGGACTGCTGCCCGTGCCTCAGCAGCGCCTAGCGCTGCCCGCACCACCGGGGGCCAATCCTCCTGCCCCAAACACCGTCACCGTGGAGGGCCGGCCGATCAAGCGTCTGTCCACAGCCGAACAGGAAGAGCGCCGCTGGCTGGGCCTCTGCTACAACTACGACGAAAAATTCGTTCGTGGGCACAACCGCATCTGCAAGCGTCTATTTTTACTGGACGCCGCCATGGAGGACGGGGAGGATACGACGGAATCCTCCGAACCGACGGCTGCTGAGGAGGAGTCGCCCATCTTCTCCCTTCACGCCATCGCGGGCGTCCGCTTCACCGACACTATGCAGCTCGACGTTGACCTCGGCGGTACCTCACTCATCGTGCTTCTAGACTCGGGGTCTACTCACAACTTCATCTCTGAGTCCGCAGCGCAGCGCACCGGCCTACCCCTCCAACGCCGTCCTCGACTCACGGCTACAGTGGCGAACGACGAACGTGTGGCTTGCGTCGGCGTCATCCGCCAGGCCGCGGTCACCATCCACGGCGACCTCTTCCACGCCGATCTTTTTGTCATGCCGCTTGCAGGTTACGACATGGTGTTGGGCACACAGTGGCTGGCGACGCTGGGCCCTATCCTGTGGGATTTTGGCGCCCGCACCATGACGTTCCAGCGGCAGGGCTAG